A stretch of Aedes aegypti strain LVP_AGWG chromosome 2, AaegL5.0 Primary Assembly, whole genome shotgun sequence DNA encodes these proteins:
- the LOC110675926 gene encoding putative leucine-rich repeat-containing protein DDB_G0290503, which yields MARNAVLARMETICAEVMEMPEIFLADDEEDDDEANDGGDDDAQSENLDADEPDDEDIPAGVDDEKGCGESDRKENDGSSGKSGRKNKGGKADPQQDKGVSVKVNCDDKKQQRYAKWISRALRAAVNPIVSRFNLNLKVNLDLNVANKANAPTKADPKRSNNESASQAGKPKPSPQQLQKRADLARIRELEKENRHLEKVFEKIVAAYTAMKTNLSEKTKEVEMHKSTAQSLEAQLKQITNEKEKLKTKSEQLLSVRNQLEKEKTQLQSQITTLQHELETLKKHNVSKCNDVQQLEKKLGDLQISHKEEMEKERSRCNSLLAEKQTIIDSNEEQLRKLKADIQELIDCKTATEKIFQQSVQEHIRSKNQLELRCVELMQQNRELNSLVSRAVPSSENYTVQEPISSTTSANITCPICGRPFKNLGDLQIHTENCGVLMSETFIQRVQQFVVKGKKYGGRNGGLQQRRAQSFVKP from the exons ATGGCTCGCAATGCGGTTCTGGCTCGAATGGAAACAATCTGCGCCGAGGTGATGGAAATGCCGGAAATTTTTCTCGCTGACGATGAGGAGGACGACGACGAAGCGAATGATGGTGGTGATGATGATGCACAAAGTGAAAATCTAGACGCTGATGAACCGGACGATGAAGACATTCCAGCTGGCGTTGATGATGAGAAGGGATGTGGAGAAAGCGACCGGAAAGAAAACGATGGTTCGTCGGGAAAATCGGGTCGCAAGAACAAAGGCGGCAAGGCGGATCCTCAACAGGATAAGGGTGTATCAGTGAAG GTGAACTGTGATGATAAGAAGCAACAGCGTTACGCCAAGTGGATTTCACGGGCGTTACGAGCAGCAGTTAATCCAATTG tTTCCAGATTCAATCTCAATTTGAAGGTGAATCTTGACTTGAATGTGGCGAATAAGGCGAATGCCCCTACCAAAGCGGATCCCAAAAGAAGCAACAATGAATCGGCATCTCAAGCCGGAAAACCAAAACCATCACCTCAGCAGCTACAGAAAAGAGCTGATCTGGCTAGGATTAGAGAA TTAGAGAAGGAAAACCGACATCTTGAGAAGGTGTTTGAGAAGATAGTTGCAG CTTATACGGCAATGAAAACAAATCTGTCCGAGAAAACGAAAGAGGTGGAAATG CATAAAAGCACGGCGCAATCATTAGAAGCACAGCTGAAACAGATTACGAATG agaaagaaaaattaaagaCCAAGTCAGAGCAACTTCTTTCGGTTCGGAACCAGCTAgaaaaagagaaaacacaacTTCAAAGTCAAATTACGACCTTGCAGCATGAGTTAGAGACGTTGAAGAAACACAACGTTAGCAAATGCAACGATGTTCAGCAGTTGGAAAAGAAACTAGGAGATTTGCAAATAAGCC ATAAAGAAGAAATGGAAAAGGAAAGGAGTAGGTGTAACAGTCTTCTCGCTGAG AAACAAACCATAATTGATTCCAACGAAGAACAGTTACGCAAACTCAAGGCAGATATTCAGGAGCTGATCGATTGCAAAACAGCTACTGAGAAGATTTTTCAACAATCAGTTCAAGAACACATCCGTTCGAAAAATCAGTTGGAACTCAGATGCGTGGAATTGATGCAGCAAAATCGAGAATTAAATTCTTTAGTGAGCAG AGCGGTTCCGTCATCAGAGAACTATACGGTGCAAGAACCGATTTCATCCACAACAAGCGCTAATATAACGTGTCCCATCTGCGGGAGACCCTTCAAAAATCTCGGGGATTTGCAAATTCACACGGAAAACTGCGGAGTTTTGATGTCAGAAACGTTTATTCAACGAGTACAGCAATTTGTCGTAAAAGGTAAAAAATATGGCGGACGTAATGGCGGCCTTCAGCAGCGAAGAGCTCAATCCTTTGTAAAGCCCTAG
- the LOC5571704 gene encoding mitochondrial thiamine pyrophosphate carrier, translated as MDRPKEKDVRYTGLAGGITGCTTRSLCQPFDVIKIRLQLQVEPIHSRSSTSKYRTIPQTIATVYREEGILAFWKGHNASQVLSMAQGMAQFTFYERFNKVLREMAIFEGHDRARNFVCGAFSGSFATFMVMPLDVIKTRLVSQDPDGGYRNAFHAVSSIYRHEGLRGLYRGLGPAIMQTAPLTGGQFMFYNLFGDVIKRLKKVPQEDIFGQA; from the exons ATGGACCGTCCCAAGGAAAAAGATGTCCGATACACTGGTCTGGCAGGTGGCATAACGGGCTGTACAACTCGCTCATTGTGTCAACCGTTTGATGTCATAAAAATACGCCTGCAACTACAGGTGGAGCCAATCCATTCGCGATCCTCAACATCCAAGTATCGCACAATCCCCCAAACCATTGCAACTGTCTACCGAGAAGAGGGAATCCTCGCTTTCTGGAAGGGCCACAATGCATCGCAGGTTCTGTCGATGGCCCAAGGAATGGCGCAATTCACATTCTACGAACGATTCAACAAAGTCCTCCGGGAAATGGCGATTTTTGAAGGACATGATCGCGCAAGAAACTTTGTGTGTGGAGCGTTCAGTGGGTCATTTGCCACGTTCATGGTGATGCCGTTGGATGTGATCAAAACGCGATTGGTTTCGCAGGATCCAGATGGGGGCTATAGAAATGCGTTTCACGCGGTGTCCAGCATTTACCGGCACGAAGGTTTGCGCGGACTCTACCGAGGACTAGGACCGGCCATCATGCAGACAGCACCACTAACTGGCGGTCAGTTCATGTTCTACAACCTATTCGGAGACGTGATCAAACGATTGAAGAAAGTGCCACAGGAAGACAT ATTTGGTCAAGCGTAG